From one Terriglobales bacterium genomic stretch:
- a CDS encoding CoA-binding protein, protein MPEDAIAKLLKSARNIAVVGLSASPLRPSHGVAAYMQSHGYKIIPVNPEITNVLGEDAYPSLVDIPEKIDIVDIFRRPEFVPPIVDQAIQLKVAAIWMQEGVVHNQAAEKARRAGILVVMDRCILKEHHARFG, encoded by the coding sequence GTGCCGGAGGATGCCATTGCCAAGCTGCTGAAATCGGCCCGCAACATCGCTGTCGTAGGACTGTCTGCCAGCCCGCTGCGGCCCAGCCACGGCGTGGCCGCCTACATGCAAAGCCACGGCTATAAGATCATTCCGGTGAATCCGGAAATTACAAACGTGCTGGGCGAAGATGCCTACCCTTCGCTGGTGGATATCCCCGAAAAAATTGATATCGTGGATATCTTTCGCCGCCCGGAATTTGTTCCACCGATTGTAGATCAGGCCATTCAACTCAAAGTCGCAGCCATCTGGATGCAGGAGGGCGTGGTCCACAACCAGGCTGCCGAAAAAGCCCGTCGCGCAGGAATTTTAGTGGTGATGGACCGGTGTATTTTGAAGGAGCACCACGCAAGGTTCGGGTAA
- the lnt gene encoding apolipoprotein N-acyltransferase: MRTLTLRQWLLAITSGILQVLIFPSPSFYVLSWIALAPLLLAILLPRSGSNRASGVMLDGQGRDLTTATPWQGFLLGYVSGFVWYAGSCFWIYNVMHNYGGLDGPVAVGVLILFCLFYGFYHALFGWLLARVARPNIGGHGRRNALLLTPFLWVGLELARTWVLKGFPWNLLGTAQVDNFPLTRIATVIGVYGISFLIALVNAGIVAAYLAPARQRRQLLPIAIAVAVMLQLGVLVSPGSVPADHHAVLVQSNVALDESWTMESFNQLLTELKQLSAIPADSSGEKTKLIVWPESPAPFFDNDDSFRISLSSLARAQNAYVLAGDVGVVPGIDSATPEVTNRAVVIGPSGALVGHYDKIHLVPFGEYVPYKSFFFFAKHLTREVGEFRPGTIRTVFNAGDQRFSVFICYESIFPDEVREFAANGAEVFINISNDGWYGNYSAPGQHLNQARMRAIENNRWILRDTNTGTTASIDPYGRVVARAPRNQRTRLVAPYGVISAQTFYTRHGDWFAWMCAIISLLGIFVAFGMRMGVPR; this comes from the coding sequence GTGCGTACGCTTACCCTTCGGCAGTGGCTGCTGGCCATAACCTCAGGCATTCTGCAGGTGCTGATTTTTCCTTCGCCCTCGTTTTATGTCCTCTCCTGGATAGCTCTGGCCCCGCTGCTGCTCGCCATCCTGCTGCCCCGTTCCGGCAGCAACCGTGCCAGTGGAGTGATGCTGGATGGCCAGGGCCGCGACTTGACCACAGCCACACCCTGGCAGGGGTTCCTGCTGGGTTATGTCAGCGGCTTTGTGTGGTATGCCGGCAGTTGTTTCTGGATTTACAACGTGATGCATAACTACGGCGGGCTTGATGGACCGGTCGCCGTTGGTGTGCTGATTCTTTTCTGCCTGTTTTATGGGTTTTACCATGCGCTCTTCGGCTGGCTGCTGGCCAGAGTAGCACGACCCAACATCGGTGGGCATGGACGCCGCAATGCTTTGTTGCTCACTCCGTTCTTATGGGTCGGGCTGGAGTTGGCCCGCACCTGGGTGCTGAAAGGGTTCCCCTGGAACCTGCTGGGTACCGCCCAGGTGGATAACTTTCCACTCACCCGCATCGCAACAGTTATAGGCGTTTACGGAATCTCGTTCCTGATCGCTTTAGTCAACGCTGGAATCGTCGCGGCCTATCTTGCGCCAGCGCGGCAGCGGCGGCAACTGTTGCCGATTGCCATCGCCGTGGCCGTGATGTTGCAACTGGGCGTGCTGGTCTCCCCTGGCTCCGTGCCTGCGGACCATCATGCCGTGCTGGTGCAATCGAACGTCGCCCTGGATGAATCATGGACCATGGAATCGTTCAACCAACTTTTGACTGAACTCAAACAGTTGAGCGCCATACCCGCAGATTCAAGTGGGGAAAAGACCAAGTTGATTGTCTGGCCGGAGTCTCCTGCTCCTTTCTTTGACAACGACGATAGCTTTCGCATCTCGCTCAGTTCGCTGGCCCGTGCACAAAATGCCTATGTGTTGGCCGGAGATGTGGGAGTCGTTCCGGGCATAGACTCGGCAACACCTGAGGTCACCAACCGCGCCGTTGTGATAGGCCCGAGTGGTGCGCTGGTTGGCCACTATGACAAGATCCATCTGGTCCCGTTTGGGGAATACGTTCCTTATAAATCTTTCTTCTTCTTCGCGAAACACCTGACGCGCGAGGTGGGGGAATTCCGCCCAGGAACGATACGCACCGTGTTCAATGCAGGCGACCAACGCTTCAGCGTTTTTATCTGCTATGAATCCATCTTCCCGGATGAAGTCCGCGAATTCGCGGCGAACGGCGCAGAGGTGTTCATCAACATCTCCAATGACGGCTGGTATGGAAACTACAGCGCTCCCGGCCAGCACTTGAATCAGGCGCGGATGCGGGCCATCGAAAACAATCGTTGGATCCTGCGTGATACCAACACCGGCACCACTGCCAGCATTGATCCTTACGGGCGGGTTGTGGCGCGGGCTCCCCGCAACCAGCGCACCCGCCTGGTGGCACCATATGGTGTTATCTCCGCGCAAACCTTCTACACCCGTCATGGTGATTGGTTTGCATGGATGTGTGCGATAATTTCGTTATTGGGAATTTTTGTGGCCTTCGGAATGCGCATGGGCGTTCCACGCTGA